In the genome of Melospiza melodia melodia isolate bMelMel2 chromosome 20, bMelMel2.pri, whole genome shotgun sequence, the window AATCCAGGAGTAGGCAGTGTAACAGATTTACTTACAGCACTGAAAACTCTGTATTCAGCAGCTGTCAGTTGTGTCAATATCATCACTGACTCTTTTCATCCTAATCACAGGATGACATCACTTTATCAGACTGTTCTAGTGGCCAGAAACAACTATAAGATGATGCAAGTCTTGATCTGAGTTTCCAGCTTTGTGTATGGCATGTGCAGTTTTTCATAGTGGTGACTGGTAATGTCAGCTCTGAAACTGTGGCATTGAAACTCTGGCTTTACCAAAAACTGGCAGTGTCAGTCATCCTTGGCAGTGTCTGTGATGGAGCACATTGATCCATTAAGTGTCAGAAGTTGTACAGTGCCTTGAGAATGggaatttgtttggttttgttttttcaagGGTGCCTCCAGTGTAGGGATTTGCATGTCTGGGCCCATAGCATGCATGGAGTGTACAAATGCATGTGTTCTGTGAAATCTTGAGGTCTGATTCCAAATTGGTTTCTCTTTGGCAAGCAGCATGTATTGCCATGTAAACTGGACTGAAGAAAAAGTGATTAGTGTGAGGTAGCTAGGAAGGAAAGCATCTGAGCACTGCAAATGTTCTTAAACATCCAGTCTGGAGTAGGTAGTGTTGGCTAACATGTGGAGAGCTTCCTTAATTTCACTTTAAAAAGACTTGTAGTTCTATTTCTGTTCTGCTTAGTCTGACTTTCCTACTAAAAACTTTTTCAACTTTGATCCTCACAAACCACGGATGAAGGAACAAAAATCTGTCAGGAAGTTTCCATTTACTCAAAAGTACCTGATGTgggcctctgcattcccacaaaATGCTGTACAGCTCTTCAAGTGTTGTGGAGTTTTCAGATCAATTCCTCTCCACCAGCATCATGTTTGCTCATGTTCTGTGCTGCATGTCTGCATCATTGTTTCTTTTCTCCACCTCCTTGCCCAAATTTCCAGTAAATCTTGTTTCTTTGGTCCAATATCTGCAACCCATGGCATGCTTctgtcttttcttccttttcttttaagGTATCATGCCTTGTGATGTGTGTCAGCTGGTCCATAAAGCATGTTTAGCCTTGATGTCAAGCACCAGTAGGTGTTTATATATGTGTAGATATATGCATGTACAGAAAAAAGTACTGCTAAGAGCCCTGTACCTTGTGCTGGTTATGCCAGTGAAATCTTTCTATAAGAGGCTTTAATTTCTGAGTAAAAAAATCTACTTCAAACTTTATACACACTGAGCTTAAGTGTGTAGCTGAGTCTCTGAAGTGTCTAGATTTTCCAGGTATGTATTCTTTCTGCTTATGAGAGCTTCAGAAATTCGGCATGGCTTGCACTGTGGCTGTAAAACCATCTGGAATCCTGGAGTATAAGATAAATGAAACTTTCCTAATTGAGAAAAGAAACCAACTCAATTGTCACATTAATATTCTCTGTTAAATGCAAGCAAAGTTGTAAAATGTAGTAACAACATTTCTTGCAGGATAAATGAAAGAGCAAGGATTTACTAGCTGAAGCCTAAACAGGTTGTTATGGAGTCTTATGTGGCAGTTGTTCATGTCAGTTCTCTGAATATGGATATCTTACAATGTCAATCTAAACCCAGATCAGTCATGGTTTGGCAGTTAGCATCAGTATCAAAAAATAAGTTTTTGGCTGTTCCTAGTTTTCAAACAACTTCTATTCAACACCTGCACAAGAATTATCTCATTTGAGACCAGAACTGTGGTTTACCAGTATTTCTCCTGTATTTCTCAGCACATTCAGGGGTTGTACTCTCAGTGGAGGAAGTCGAAGCTGGGCTAAAAGGTCTGAAAGTGGATCAGGAGGGGAAAATTGCCACTCCCTTTATGGCTGAGCAGATGGAAGAAGCCCTGAACGTCAGTGGCTCCAGGCAGATGAAGAAGGATGGGGACATGACAGCGTTTAACAAACTGGTCAGCAGCATGAAGGCAAGCGGGACTCTGCCTTCCCAGCCCAAGGTCAATGTAAGTGCAGCCAGTGCCTCTGGTGACCTGGGGGGGTAACAGCTAACCCTCACCTGAATGTTTACCAGATGCTTTTAGTGACCTTTGTTTAGTAGAGGTATGGCAGTGAACAGTCTGTTCTTTTGCACTTGACTTTTAACAGCACTTGGATGTCACAGATATattctatgaaaaatcctttccttgggattttttatcctgagaagctgagaggcctcaggaacaaaatgtaaacaatggttatctgctgctgtggaatgcaacaggtgcatctgggattggtctcatgtgcttgtttctaattaatggccaatcacagtcagctggcttggactctgtccaacacacaagcttttgttatcatttccattcctattctattcttagctagccttctcattaaatactttcttctaatcttttagtatagttttaataaatatatatcataaaataataaatcaagccttctgctgaaacatggagtcagattcctcatctcttccctcatcctaagacccctgcaaacaccaccacacttgTACTAAGATGAAACTGAAGTGTGAATACTTGTTAGCTGGAAGATTAATATTAAACAACAGATGATAGTAAGGTTTAAACTGCAAGGAATTGTAGGATGAAATTTCATCCTGCCACTAACTGCCTAAGCAGTGTGCTTGACCCAGAAGCTGTCAGTAAATATTTCTGGCACCAGAAGATACTTCTAACAACCGAGTAGGTCTGAAGCATGTGGTTTTCCTGCCAAACTATGCCCAAGGACTTTTAGACCCATCCCACTTAACTAAAGGATAGTGAAGAATGTGAATTTGCCCTGTGAAGAATTTGCAGATTGATCTCAGGCTTAAATCAATGCTTTGCCTCTGGGTGTCTCTTTACATTGTGCAGTTTTGATGCACAGAAAAATATCTTAAATAATTTCTTAAACATGCAAACAATTTTTAGTTTGTACATATTTTCAGTTAACCAATGGCTCAGTAGTCCATCTCTGGTTTACACAATTACATAAATTCATATATTTGATCCAAACTTGAACAAGGCACAGTGAAATACTTGTATGCAGTCTAGTACAGGCATTTTTCTTAGGGGAAATCTGTAGCCAGCTCAGCCCTTAACTTTGCTGAAATTTTATTTGGCTGTTGCATAAAGTACTGTTCAACACAACAGATTAAATTACTTCTGTCACTGAAACAAATGTAGATAGTCTCTTAATGAGCTTGGTTGTATTTATGTCTAATGTAGTGTTTTCATTTTCTTAGCAGAGCCTTGAAAGCCACTTAATGTCACCTCCAGAGATATCAGGCCAGCCTCTGTCAAAGAATATTCTGCAGGTATTCTTACTGCGGGGAGGGAAGTACTTAAAAGCATATCCCCAATgggaaaacaaaaattattttaaaataaggcaTTTAAGGCTTTATGGCATCAACAGTCAGACAAGATACTGGCAGTGTCAGTCATCCTTAACAGTGTCTCTGATGGATCACATTGATCCATTAAGTGTGTCCTTTCTTTATAATATCAGACAAGATACTATAAAGAAAGAGCCAGGGACTAGATCAGTTTACCTAAAATTTTGTCTTGTCATGTTACTTCCTGTAATTAGAGCTTGAAAATGAAAAGCTTGCTGCGTGCCTGATTCTGGGCAAAGCAGGATTGGTGTATCTGGTTGCACAAGTCCCCTTGTCTCCAAGTTGCTATAAATAGGGCAGGCTGTGGTGTAGTAAAATGAGCTGGTTTGTGTAAATTTGTCCTATTTTGAATGTTCTTTCTTTAATTATTCTTAGGAGCTTCTTGGTCCACCCATTACCAGACCTGCTTCATCGAATGTGTTGAGTGGGCTGATGGGTGGTTTGGAGCCTGCAGCCTCCCTGCTGGCACAGAGAGCCCCCTCTCCCCCCATCCCTCCTGTGTTCCCTGCTCGAGCTGCTTCTGCAGATTACCTGCGCCACAGAATATCTTCCCCCATTGGTGAGGCTGCCTGCAAAGGGGGCTTTCATTGCCTGAGGGTTTTTTAAGACTGCTTTTTAGAATTATAAAAACTTCCTGGCACTTGGTGGGCAACTAGGGCAGTGTCTGCCTTTTGAGTGCTAAGTGCCTTTTCACTTACTAGTCTCTAATGTTAAATTCATCACCCAGAGCTCACAGTGAGTTCTGGTGAGGAATAATGTGCTCAGCTACTGTGTAAAAATAACTTCCAAGGAGTACTTGGCCATTTGTACTACAAAACACTACCAGGAGCCTCTTTGTAGCTCTCTAGCTCTGTGACAAGGAAGAGATGTAGCTCTAGGTAGATTTAAGGGGTGAGCTGAGAGTCTTCACAAGGAATCCTTAATTCATGTAGCATTATTTTACTTTGGGATATGTATTCTTTGTATTGAAAGGAACTGTTAGTGCTTTTAAAAACAACTGTTCTATATTCTTTAGGTTTTGGACAAGGTTCTCAGCAGTTGCTTGGTGATCCATTTCCAGGTGTAAGGAAGCCCATGAGCCCAGTTGCTGCACAGGTTAGATGACCTGCTTTTTGTTTAATATATTTGCATGTCTTTGTCTTCTGCGGTCTAGAGCTAACGTGTAGAAATATGTAGTTGTTGCACCCAGATGTTTGTGCTTTAAGTTTTCTCTGAGTGTGAGGATACAAGTCTAATTTAGTACAGTCTCCAAACCTCATTGCAATTTGGCCCATCTTAGAGTATCTGAAGTACAAAATTTTTTGAAACATCTATTGCCTGTTAATAAACCAGACTGTTGGTGGGCAGATGTTGGTGAAGACATTAGTAGCTATAGCAATCAGTCttcaatatattttttaaaaacccagCCAAATATAGGCTTTGACTTGTGTGCTTTTTATCCAACTGTACCTCAGATGAGTCCCCTGGAGATCCAGCAAGCTGCATTAGAGGGACTGGCACTCCCACATGACTTGGCCATACACGCAGCAAATTTCTACCAGCATGGCTTTGGTAAACCACAAATGGACAAAAGCAGAGATGGCTACAGAAACAGGTGAGCACCTGACTGCAAAATGTAGGGGATATGCTGTTAACTGATTTTTAATGTGAGTATTGTCTTTCAGTAGATATTAGCACTAGTCACTCAGGATTGCATTGGTTCTTGGCAGTGCTGCCTTTGGTTCTGTGCCAAGAGCAGAGCTGCTTCTGACTCCCTGTCCCTTCACAGGCAGCAGAGAATGACCAAATCCCCTGCACCAGGACACAGAGGGAGTGCATCTTCTCCAGCCCCTGCAGCATCCATTACAAGCATGGTCAGTACCTGATGTTCAGTGGTTGTAGGAGAACTGTCACAGAGTCTGCAGTTACCAGAGTTCAGCAGTGGTCATTGATGGGGGAAAGGGAGGCCATCGAGTTAATCACATTCATGTTATATCTGTGGCCATGTGACACAGGAATGATTTTTCCTTCATGCTTAACTGAATGTGTTTACCTTGGAAAAGAGCCTTTTCTGACCACTGTCTTACCTAAAACTGAAGAAATACCATTAATGTTACCTTGACCTTGTGTTCTGAAGCCAAGTGAAGGTGGTTATGAAAAACCAAGCAATCATATTTTGGTGCTTAAATTTTAAGACAGGTGCTGAAAGCCATGAGATGCTTTAGAGAACACTGGTATTTGGGTGTAAAGTGTTTGACCTAAGTGTCTATGGGTTGAAGTGATGCCTAGGAGCTTCAGGGTCACTTTGAAGATTAGTGAAATCTCAAAGCCAAGCTGTTGCCTTTCTACCTTCAGCATTATGTAGAATGCAGTTTTCATCTAAATTTTCCAATTAATCAGTCAAGTACTTGCAGCTCCATCACCTGCCAAATGAAACAAGTAATAAAGGTTTATATTCCAAATGAGTGACTTCCACAGGATCTATGGAACTCTGAATGGGGGGAACCCAAATGAGGCAATAATTCTCTGCAGAACATCAGCCCTGAGCTCATGCAGATGAAACAGCTCTATAGGAATTCCTATGGAATTGCTCTTCTGAACCAATAGCAAAGAGGAAACAGCTGTAACTTACACTACAGCTCAGCTATTTTACTTCAAGCCTGTTAAAGTACATTTAACTGAGAACAGCTGCAGGTTTTGATATTGGACTTGCAAAAGAGCTAAAGAGAAATGCTTAATCTATAGAATAAAGCTATGAAATGAGGTGAAGTAAAATCATGGGCATGCAGCAGCTGATTCAAAAGGGCTTTAAATGGAAAGGATGTGCTAGAATTGGTGTCCTCCCACAGCTGAGATGTTGTGGCCTGGATAATGAGCCCTGGGTGAGGTGAGTTTCTCACTGTGTCCTCTGCAGCTGTCTCCTTCCTTCACACCTACCTCGGTGATTCGCAAGATGTACGAGAgcaaagagaaaagcaaagaGGATCCAGTTTCTGGGAAAATGAAAATCAGTgatgttaaagatgaaaatcaGAGACCAAATGAAGGTATTGTAATGGCTTTAAAATACCACAGGCAAAAGGGATTTGGAATACACTCAGATTGTCTCAGCACATAATGCACCCAGGCTACCTTTAGACATTCCTTAGCTGTGGAGATGAGGAGGGAGCCTATGGGAGGAGGGGCCAGAGCTATGGAGGGGATGCTCTTCCAGGGCTTAATCTCTATTTCCTATCAATTTCTGAGCAACACTAAGAAGGCTGAACCATAATTGTTTGCAACTTTTCTTGATGAACAAGCACAGTGACAATAATGCTTCCATAGCTCTCTACGCCAATAATTGAAAACTTAGTTGTCTTGAGACAACTGAACAGTCAAAGCTGAGACCAGTTAAACTCTTAAGTGTAGCAGATCAGGGAAGCATTTTGTCACCCAAGCTGATGTAAGAGGCTGTTAAAAGGAAATGCTCAACACCAGTTGCCTGACCCAGTCAGACTGACGTGGCCAATGGCTGTGGCATTGTGCTTCAGCACTGGTAGCTGCAGAGGCAACTTGCAGTTCATGGTAGCAGTCCAACTGAAATATCTCCACTGCAGTACTTAATGCCAGGGTATTTCAGGCCTTCTCCAACTCATCTGGATGGTATGTGGAAGTTGCTTCTGGAGGTGCCTTAGTTCCAAATCTTGCTAAGCAGATATCAGATATAGAAGGCTGCTGTTAACCCCCAAACACAGCTAAACTGAAAAACCACCTTTGGCCAGACTTCTGGCACAACTCCAACTTACAGTCTTGTCTAGGGAGGATCTCTTGTACCTCCTGTCACCTTTGGCACTGACTCATCTGTGCTGCCAGTTCAAAATTCCTAAGAAGgaaaaataagaattaaaaatggaGTTACTGTTGATTCTAAACTAATTTAAGTTTCCTGTACAGGGATTCCTGTGGAACAAATTCCCTCTCATTACTCTTTTTGAAATAATTTGGCCAGAAGCATCCAGAAAAAAGATGCTTGCTATTAAATATATATGACTACAGTTCAGCTAGTTCTGGAACCTATCAAATCCAATCATTAAGCTTTAATTTTCATTAGGTGCAATTTCTAGCTGTGGACTGTAATAGCTGTATTCAATTCTAGCTACAGATAACCTACTGTCTAGTTCTGTGGAGAATGCAGATCAAGGAACTTTGCCCACCTTAGGTACCAAACTACCTGCACTGCAACGCTCTGCATGTTCCACACCTCTTACCCAAGCAAATCGTTGCACCAAAGAGCAAGACTACAGGCCCAAATCAGCTGGTAGGAAGACTCCTACAATGGCCTCCCCAGTACCAGGAGGCCCTTTCCTTCGTCCTGTTCATCAAGTACCCCTTGTTCCCCATGTACCACTTGTACGACCTGCTCATCAACTGCACCCAGGATTGGTCCAGAGAATGATGGCACAGGGGGTCCATCCACAGCATCTTCCTCTGCTGCAAGCAGGTAATCCATACTTTTTTTCTTGTTCATGCATGTTCTCTTTGAGACTGTGTTAGGAGCAGCACAAACTGATACTACTGGTAGTCTTTATTATATCAGAACTTACCTTTAAAATTGGACAATAAATTCCAACCCATCTAAATACATATGTTTTGTTTTGCATGAAGTTCCTTATGCTTATCAGGTAAGAAGTTTTTCTTGCTCATGTTCCACAGGTATGCTTCCTCCTGGAGTGGACCTGTCTCACTTGCAGGGAATATCTGCTCCCATCCTTGGCCAGCCTTTTTATCCATTACCAACAGCAAGCCATCACATCCTCAATCCACGCTCGGGGACACCTCTGCAGCTCGCCATGATGCAACAGCAGCTACAACGATCAGGTAGGCTTGACCAGACAGCAGGAGTGAGTTCTAGAAGGCTCCTTTCTGGGGTGTTGAGTGCACTGTGCTAGCAGGAAGCTACTTTAATTTAGTTATTCATGGAGCTACTTTAATTTAGTTATTCGTGATCACTAACCTTGTGTGGGTCTCAGGTGGTTTGGGCCAATGCAAGCTGTTATGCCAGAACAAAGTCCAAGTGAAGTGTTTGGTTTCAGAACATGTGTTGATACTGACAGATCTGACTCTTGCAGCATGTGTGCAGGCTTTCAGCCTTCTGGGGCCACGGGCCACCCACCTTCTCCAGGGAAATGCTATTTGATCCTGGTCTTCCCTTCACACCC includes:
- the EIF4ENIF1 gene encoding eukaryotic translation initiation factor 4E transporter isoform X4, whose product is MDKRGGAATETENGDAFLELNRITTKYPHRYTKEELLDIKERPYSKKRPSCLSEKYDSDGVWDPEKWHASLYPTSGRTSPVESFKKDLDSDRTSLMRRIVDPRERVKEDDLDVVLSPQRRSFGGGCHVTASVSSRRAGSPLEKDSDGVRVIGGRRIGSGRIISSRNFDKDHRGGDSRDARDRDRDRDYKDKRFRREFGDSKRVFGERRRNDSYTEEEPEWFSAGPTSQSETIELTGFDDKILEEDHKGRKRTRRRTASLKEGIECNGGVAEEDEVQAVLANETPADQEVPREAVLQEPAPGEFDFNEFFNLDKSVPGLASMIEDVLGEGSVSASRFSRWFSNPSRSGSRSSSLRSTPHEELERLAAHSGVVLSVEEVEAGLKGLKVDQEGKIATPFMAEQMEEALNVSGSRQMKKDGDMTAFNKLVSSMKASGTLPSQPKVNQSLESHLMSPPEISGQPLSKNILQELLGPPITRPASSNVLSGLMGGLEPAASLLAQRAPSPPIPPVFPARAASADYLRHRISSPIGFGQGSQQLLGDPFPGVRKPMSPVAAQMSPLEIQQAALEGLALPHDLAIHAANFYQHGFGKPQMDKSRDGYRNRQQRMTKSPAPGHRGSASSPAPAASITSMLSPSFTPTSVIRKMYESKEKSKEDPVSGKMKISDVKDENQRPNEATDNLLSSSVENADQGTLPTLGTKLPALQRSACSTPLTQANRCTKEQDYRPKSAGRKTPTMASPVPGGPFLRPVHQVPLVPHVPLVRPAHQLHPGLVQRMMAQGVHPQHLPLLQAGMLPPGVDLSHLQGISAPILGQPFYPLPTASHHILNPRSGTPLQLAMMQQQLQRSGSGAQGSPAGAQTTPQNVLPRTGLSHGHTQLDHRPSQRSGSPIGLAKWFGSDVLQQPLPSMPSKVISVDELEFRQ